The DNA region TTCATCTGTGTTTGATTCAAATTCTAATCAATTTAGAATTGAATACAAGTTAATTAAATTGATGTAGTGCTTGGTAAATAGATGTTAAGAAGTTAAATATCTAGTCAACATATCATGCTTACATAATCAATTTTGAAAACTTTACTTGAAGGGTAATGGTGTTAATCTATGCTTAGACATAAGTGAATCTTCTTAACTAATCATTAcaatattttaattaattttgattacAGATGTAATGCCACCACTCTATATCATCAGAGATGATTGATGAATCATATTCCAACCAACTAGCCGATTCCCCACAAATGTAGTCACTTCCTTTAGTTGGTAAAATCAAAATCTCTCTAAGTTGCTGAAGTTAGATCTAACAAAATCCTATTCACTTCACTCACCAACTGTGGTTAAAGTCTGATGCCCATGAACCTCAAAAGCTGGAATCACACAAACTTCTGCGCAAAGGAAATTTGATGCGCCAAAAATACACAACATCGTGGTGGAAAATTCACTCAAGGATTGGAATGAAATTATGAAAGGGAGATCAAATGGTAGAGCTATTTTAAGTTTTATTCGTAAGAGGTTAAGAGAAATTAAAACAAATGAACTAGAATACAAAATCAACCATTTTAACACATCTTTGCTGCAATTAAGCAAAACTAATCAATGAAGTCAGAGGCCGTAATTGATAAAACAAGGCTTTTACAATAATATTGAAAGACCGGCCTAATCGATCAGAACATGTTTGTGCCAACTCAAAGTCGCTATTCCTTAACCATGCAAACATACGGAAAATATAGAATAAAACAGTAACATACAAACTAGCGTCGCTATAACTTATTTTACCTGCAACGAATTATCTGGTGATTATATCTCCCCCTCTTGGAACCAACTAATTAGAGGGACTGTAACTGTAACTATTTCAATTTATATACATCACATAAGACTTTTAACGCAGTCTCCAACATAAATGTGTCATCACAATTCGCAACTTCAGCTATCTTGGCTGAATTATATTTCTTTTAATTACACATACTTCAATAATACTAATGATAACCATCAACTACTATTAATTATGTTAAGAAActaataaaaattaaaatgagtGCAAAAGTTATAGTTCTAGCAGTTAGGAACCACAAACAAGTGTAATAGAAAAGGGAAATGCAGAATACAACTATATATTTACCAACTTTCCATTAAGTAAAGAAAGCAATAGGTCTCAGGAATTCTTAATGGAGAAAAATTATACGGACAATCATTCAGTAAATCATGCATTCATGTTACAACATAAATCCTCATTATGTGTTTTTCATCGCTAATTAACTATTGCAACTATCACTGAATAATTGAGACATTGAGTTGTCAAAAATAAAATTGAGATATTGGGTGATGAGATGTTAAGCATATCTACAGAGGGTTGAAGGAGAGATAAGACTCACATATCAATGAATTCTGCTTCAGTATCTTTAAAAGATCGATTCGAAAATAAAAGGAAGAAAATATCCAAGATACACAACAATGTTAACCATGTCTTCCTCTCCCTCTTCCTCTACCCCTTCCCCTTCCCCTTCCTCTACCTCTACCCCTTCCGCCTCTTCCCGTTTGATAGCTGTCGTCAGAATCCTTTTCATATGTGAACATATTCATTCGAATATTCTCTGCTTCAGATTCACGAGGGGCCCTTTCCACCTAATCAAGACATAAGACATTGAAACAAGTATTGCAAAAGGTAGAATACTGAACAGGAAGAAAACCTGAAATAGCTCAATTCACAAACATCCCTAAAAGAGATTAAAATACAAACCTGAGAATGTTCAAGGTTAAATTGATTTTGAAGCTGCCTAGCAAGATGCTCATCACGGCTAATATTTAGAGCCTCGCCATTATAAGAAGGCTTTACTTGGGTCTGTCTTTTTTCATATTCTTCAAGTGTAAATacaacttcatcttcttcttgaCCCTTTCCCCTATATCTCCGACCCCTAGGATGCCGATCACgctgatttggttgattcagTTTCTGAAGTAATTTTTGGGCAGCTGCTTGATTTTGCACAGGAACAGATTCCACAACTATAACAGTGAAAAAAgtattaaaaaaattgatttcagCGTTTAAAGTATCATTAAGAGATATTAGAAATTAATTTGTCTACTTTTAGATATAATTTATGGCAACATTTTGTGATCATTTGATGTAGAGCTGTCAATTTAAGGGGCCAATTAATTTAGGCCCCAACCCCCAAAATAAGGGGGCCTAAAAAAATTAAAGAATAGTAAGCCCTCAAATACATAGGCCCTAAAGTTAGATGGGCCCAAAATTTAAAAGAGGGCCATAAGGCcccaaataaaataaaaaaactttattttgataatcaaaataaaataaattcaaaatataaaaaaacaatttttaaataAATAGAGATAAAATTAAGAAAACAACTTACAAGATTTACAAGTTGTTTTCAGCTTATTTCCATAAGCTCACCTGAATAGCTTATAAAAACAACTTATGGCCTATATAAAAATAATTCAACTATTTTATATTTTGTTATATAAATAGCTTATGCATAAGTACTCATAAGATAAACATTTAATTAAGTTGTTTATCCAAACAGGGCCATAAACAACTTAAGTCCCTTCTCACATGCTATAAAATACTGTATTGTGACCTTAATATCTAGGTTTCTGATATCTTGGTGACAACACCAAAATTGCATTTACAGCTGCATATATAGCACAATTTCACAACAATTTTCTGCAACATTAAGACCACAAAGCGCACGCAACATAAAGATTGCAACTTGTATATGATCTATACCAATTTGGTACCTCATAAAGAAGATCAATAACACGCTTCATCTGAGCTCCAACAGGAGCTTTACGTATACTGTTTATATGCTGAAGCCTCTCCGTATCAGTTGAGAATTTGACAGGAACAATTGTTACAAACTCAAGTCCAAATTTTGGGAATAAAATAAGGCCCCTCAATGGGGCCTAAAAAAAATGCATTATATAAAGGGCCTAAAATTTTAGGGCCTAAAATAAATCTCAATGATAAGGGGCTTAATATATTGGGGCTTTAATAGGGCTTAATAATTGGGGCTTTTAAATATAGGGCTTATTTGACAGCTCTAATTTGATGCATGCAGCCCATTCCACGTTGTGGGAAAAGGCATGATAGTTGTTGTTTTCCACCTATTCTATATATGGTTTTTATATTTTGAAAAATCCATTTATTCTCCGTGACTTCACATCTGTATAAAGGGTTTTGAATAAGCTGTGTCAATTCTATCAGATGGAAAGCCGATACCATTCCAAGCAACAAAAAATGATAGAAGAAACAAACCAATCAATCAAATACAAATGAAACTTGTTGTTTCTGGATTTAATTTTAGATGCAACTCAAGATTACTGTATCATTTATACAAAAAGAAGCCAAGGAATCACCTTCTTTTGGCCTTGTACTCGAACTACTAGGTTTGTCTTCAGCTCTTTCtggataaaatgaaaaaaaatatatcaattcCATATGCAACTTACTCTTTCTGGATTTAACTTTAAATGCACCTCAGAAGGCTACATCCCTAGtcatttataaaataaaataaaaataagcaAAAGAAGATCATAGAAAGTCATCACCTTTTGGCCTTAACCCTGAATTACTAGGTTTGTCTTCAGCTCGTTCTGGAGGCAATTTGGATTTTAGATTTGCGTCCACAATATCTTCTTTCAAATTTCGGTCTTGCTGGATGCCAGTTGGCCTCACCTCACCTCTACCAGTACCAGCAATGGGCTTACTACTTCTAGAGTTATTATTTGCATAACCTGCAGGGAGTTCATATTTGTCAACTCTAAGCAAACAATTTTTGTGTTCTGAATTGCAAATAATCAATATTGTATTTAAATGTAACTTTTTATGAACGAAAAAACAGAAGCACAAAAAATAAAAGTAGAAAGAACAAGTCCTCTGCAATAGCAGGGTAGTAAAAATACAATTCGACGACCCTAAAGAGTGAGATATTAATACTCTATTTGTAAGATATGAAAAATAACTGATGCCACTTCTACACCTCAGCCCCCTTCTGAAGTTCCACATTACCCAATACTGATACCTGCCACAAATTCTAACTAACTTCTCTCCAAAATGGATCACTGTTTTTCTTCTTCCTCCTATACACCCTCAACGCCTTGGTCATATCTGAATCTGCAATAACATTAGAAGGTCCAACTTGTCCCATCAAAAGCCTCCAATTCTTTTTGGCTATCATAACTTCCCCTGGATTAACAGCCTTGTTCTCAAGGTTACTCTGAAAATTTGACCTCTAATGAGCCACATGTCTTCCCATATTGTTTCCCCTCAACTAGTTTCCCTAACCATTTTATTCTTCTGCACTATGGACTGCTGTTTGCGGCTATATTCTGCTCAGTGTAAGCATTATACGCACTGCTTGGGCTGCTCACAAGAAAAGCGATGAAGATAAAGTCTAAGCTACTACCATTTCAGTGTGTCCATCGCTTATGGGATGAAATTCTGAAATAATTTTCCAGACAGAACCCTGCTACTAAAATAATTCAGTACAAAACAACTAGTGAATGTTGGGTCCCTGTTATCACTTACAATTGAGCTACGGATCCAGTGAAGCCTCACAATCTTAGCAACAAAAAAAATACTGTTTGAGCAGAAAAGGTGTTGCACAATACTACAAAAAGCCCATATTTTGATAACCTGTTCACAACCACCATTATAGAATCATATACATTTGATTGTTGCAAACCAATAATAAAATACATGCCCATATTCTCCAAAATTGCTCTTAAAATTTTGAGTAACTGGAAAAATTCAGCCGGAAACGTAGTTATGTATTTTTGCTGTTGGAAAACTCCAAATTGAGCTACAAACTTGATTACGGTTTGTATAATTCCTCACCATAACTAGTTAGAAACAAGACAGTGCAAGTTTAATGAACTCCAGCATATGCACCCACTTCTGACAAATGAAATTCAGCTAGCAATTTTGAAATCCACTCAAATTAAGCAGAGATCACCATTCTTAGGATCAAAGTTAGAAGCTAAAACAGTGGCAAGTTTTATACACTCCAGCATAGCCTAACCTAGGCCTTTTAGCAGGATCCAGCACTATTTCCTCCATCATTATTTCTGGATCAACTAACACCTCGTTCTTTAACTGGTTAGCCTTAATCCATATTGGATGCAGCCTGTGACAGAAAAACAATTTATCGTTGCTGACCTCGTTCTCCTTGCAAGACAGCGTAACTGCTGCCCTATTCTCCTCTCTTGGCTTGTATAGTATAATAAGTCAAAGAAACACCCCAAGCCAATCTTGCTGGTTTAGTGCAATGGTCCCTTTACTCTATAAGAAATTTGTGGCTTTGCATCAATTCGGCTCCTATTCCTCTCCTAAAACATCAAACtccacacaatttttttttaaaactcGGGTAAGGTAAAGACTGTAGCGAGCCTCTGTTATATCTGTTTCACTGTTTGAAAGCCTGATTTGCTGCTTCGTTCTCCTTGCAAGACAGCGTAACTGCTGCCCTATTCTCCTCTCTTGGCTTGTATAGTATAATAAGTCAAAGAAACACCCCAAGCCAATCTTGCTGGTTTAGTGCAATGGTCCCTTTACTCTATAAGAAATTTGTGGCTTTGCATCAATTCGGCTCCTATTCCTCTCCTAAAACATCAAACtccacacaatttttttttaaaactcGGGTAAGGTAAAGACTGTAGCGAGCCTCTGTTATATCTGTTTCACTGTTTGAAAGCCTGATTTGCTGCTTTGTTCCACTGGAAATTCCCTTCTTTTAGATGATTAGACAATGGTCGCTTTATTTCCATAGTCCCAAATAAATTTTCAATACCTTCTCTTACCACCTTAGACTGTCTGGATTGGCCAGGTCAACACAACTTTTACCTTTTCTTGTTCTATAAAAACACTATTGGCTGAAATTACTTGCCAATGCTGCACTTCTTCCAATTGGGAAAAATAATCCATTGTAGGACATCTAACACTGTTCTCAAGAGTGTCACTCATATGGTCATGTCAATTCCTACTATATGCAGAACAATCAGTGTTGCCTATGGCGGATGGCAGTCCATGGCGGACAGCCAAATCCCGACATACCAGACAGTTGGTGGGACTGCCATAGCGGATTATGGCAGAAAATTCCGGAAAAGAGGCTGATATTTACCATTGCGGCAAACCAAAACACCACCACTTATATCCGCCATAGCGCCGCCATGGCCGATATTCGATAACACtgagaaaacaaaaataaatttGCACAGGAATAGGTTGGAAGCAGCATTCATAGTGGCTTGAAACAAAGCTGGTGCATTGTTCAATCCAAAAGGCATAGTCAAATATTCTCAGTGAGCGCGATTGGTACAGTGAGCTATCTTATGTCCATCTTCATTGTCCCTGATTTGGTGGTACCCCGGCGTAAATCTATTTTAGAAAAGTGCAGGTCGAGACAATTCATCAATTAATTCTTTAAAATTGGGTGTTTGTTTGGTACAGTGACCTAAGGTGGTAGTCAGAACCACGATCATACAAGTAGGATCGTCCGATTCTAGGATCCTGCTAAGCCTGGCGATTCTGCTAAGGAAAAACTCGGATTCAGTAGGATCGCCGTCCAAACACTCAAAAAGATGTGTTCCTACCGTTTATGGTGTTTCTACCGTTTCTGGCACTTCTTACTGTTTGTTCCTTTTTATTTTTGCTGTACTCTGCCCCATTTAATTCCAATTAACTCCCCATTAACTCTCGATTAACTTCTGAAAACCCTTCCAAATATACCTACTTAATCCcaataattatttaaaatttcCTAATATAGCCACCAAATCATTTATTTCCTTAGCCACCTATCTATTCAATAGTGGTTTCTTTTCATTCTCTCTCCTTCTCTAACTACCGTTAAAAATACCATCACTCAGTTTTTTATGATCTTATGGTTTTGAATTATGATCTTTGATTTAAGTATTTTGAAAGTGATTTCAATGTTGAAGCTTTTTATatataaattttgttttttatatGCATATTTATGAATAAATATGCAATATATATAAGTTTGCAAAATTTGTAGGATCTTATGATCCGTGTTACGATCCCCGATTCACGATCTTGTGACCCCTCCCCATTCTTATGTAGGATCTCGATTCTGACTCCCTTGTTTGAGGCCCTCTAATCAACACAAACTTCATGCTCCCGTTTTTTTTCACCAATAAAACTAGACTAGAATAAGGGATATTGCTTGGCGTTATGATTTTAGCCCTACACGTCTATTCCACCAATTTTTCGATCTCATTTTCCTACAAAACCAGTGTTTTGAGGTGGAGGTAATCCCTGTGGCTGTTGAAAAAGACATATTAAAACCACTCTAATAGTTGAGTGGAGATGAAGGAGTGCTAAATATCAACTTCCCTGTTTATCAAGAAGACACTTTCTCAGCTAACTTCAATTCTTTTAGCAAGGCTCAATGTAACATTTGAATCCTAGCCAAAATAGAACTCTAATGTAACTCGTTGTCCCCTCTTAATCAAAGAAGATAACTAATGTCTTTCAATTTAGACTTATCCCATGTAGTCTCTAACAGGTCACCTAGAATATGAACTCCGTGAATCTAAAGTGCCAATTGGTTGCACATGAATCCACCATAACCAAGACATTCTTTCCATCCACAATCGCAAGTTCCTTCTCAAACAATCCTTTCCAATCTTAGGGTGGGCCTGGAGGTTTGACCACACTAAGTATTTGCTCTCATCTCGTTGGCATATATACTCTTGATGCGAAAACAAAAATGCCCTTATTAGATGAGATAAAATGAATGGCAAGGAGCGGAATAGAGATTTCATTCCATCGTTTGGATATTTGGATATTTTACGACAGAACAAGACAATTCATTCCGTCCAAATCGGAAGGGAAGAAATATGGTGGTAAGAAATAGAATGGAATTGATACCACTCTATTCCGCTCCATCCAATTTTAACTGGACTAAATAATGaaattcaattttatttcatcCTGAATATTTCCCTTGCAACTTGACAAGCCCTAGCTAAAATTTGTTGGCCCATTAAAATTTTGATTTCCCGACTTCACTGTATATCCTCAATATCCCAAGCCAACTCAGTAGCACACTTACTACATAGCTCATAGGTATTTTCAACTTTCCAAATTAAATTCCTCTACAAGCACTGCAAAGACAGATTGGCCATCGGTTTTCTAAAGAAGTGAAACCAACTCACACCATCTACTTCCATTCATATAAAGGCAGGTTAGGTTTTGAGCTTAAATATGGTATTTTGAAAGTCAATAGGTTTCTGCTTTGGCAAGCAATTCTCCTGGATCACTCCAGTTAAAGCTTAGAAGTTCAACTTGCTGGAGCTCCTGAAAGAGAACTCATTACCCAAGATCCATATGCATTTAGTGGTTCTGCATTGCTCTTTCCAAAAATTGAATAAATTGATTCAGCTTCTAGGATAAAAATTTAATCATTGATTTCATTTGTTCAAACATGTTTGCCATTTACTCCATCAGTTACTTCATAACCTCATCACCCCCATGAAGCTTTTTAGAATGCTTATCAACAGCCATACAAATAATCTAGCAATATTTTCCCATATGTTTAATACAATCTAGCAATATTTTCTCCCATGATTCAACTCCTTTTCTAGACCCCATCTTCATACAAAAGAAAGAAAGAAGCACAAAATAAAAAACAAGTCGCTTGTATTGACTATCATACAAGAAGcacaaaataaaaaacaagcaaAAAATAAATTTTTCGCTTGTATTGAATAAATTTTTATGCTTCTTTCCAAGACGTCAAAGAGACTGATATCCCAATTCTCAACTTGTAAGACTTGAAAATTAACCAATGACATCTACACCTTGGTCCCCTTCCCCCACACCTATCAAATTGTGTACTAATATATGTAATGACTTTTTTTTATAAGTTTTCCCATATATTGCAGCTGAATGTAGTCTACTCCATCATGCAGTCCTAACAAACAAAAAAATCTAAATGGAACTGACCTTAATAGGAGAAAGTTAAAGGTAAGTGACAATCATTAGTGTAAGAACATATAATCACAAATTCAACTATGCACTCAAAATAATAAACATTGCTTGATTGTGGAAAAAAATCACTATATACAAGAGCACCATGTCCGTTTAAAGAAGCAGCACATGCACAAGCAAATAAAAAATAGAGGCAagattctttttcttttttacCTGAGATAGATCCAACCTGCAGCTTCACAAATGGAGGAGGACCACCTGAATCACGATCCTCTAGTTGTCTTAAAGATGACCGGGAGAACCCTGAATATTTTTGGTTCATCTGCCATTCTTCATATAGTGATTGAACAACACCCCCTAATACAGTCAATGCTTTTGGATTTAAGCAAGCTATACCACTATGAACCGGA from Lathyrus oleraceus cultivar Zhongwan6 chromosome 1, CAAS_Psat_ZW6_1.0, whole genome shotgun sequence includes:
- the LOC127093952 gene encoding uncharacterized protein LOC127093952 produces the protein MQGSSNASESSMVIETLRSKGWYLEDTDDLKAIIVIQTALADDSSKVLQSVESELLNSDLRSIGAKSLPEPTLLRNPSFYLQGPKVLQISSVRDISMSSVDNISRNSSGRRVLRLCLTDGHSEITAVEYSHIPFIPDNVVPGTKIRLENKVPVHSGIACLNPKALTVLGGVVQSLYEEWQMNQKYSGFSRSSLRQLEDRDSGGPPPFVKLQVGSISGYANNNSRSSKPIAGTGRGEVRPTGIQQDRNLKEDIVDANLKSKLPPERAEDKPSNSGLRPKERAEDKPSSSSTRPKEVVESVPVQNQAAAQKLLQKLNQPNQRDRHPRGRRYRGKGQEEDEVVFTLEEYEKRQTQVKPSYNGEALNISRDEHLARQLQNQFNLEHSQVERAPRESEAENIRMNMFTYEKDSDDSYQTGRGGRGRGRGRGRGRGRGRGRGRHG